A section of the Corynebacterium auris genome encodes:
- the phnE gene encoding phosphonate ABC transporter, permease protein PhnE translates to MTPRIGGIDVDIASIARNWRNGADKLLQMLQPNLAFVPRTVGPMVETLQMAIVGAVLSAVISIPLTLWAATPTNPNSVGRAIVRTVINVVRSVPDLVYASILVAMVGVGALPGVITLFLFNIGIVVKLVSEAIDSENHGYIEAGRAAGGTQFQINRAMALPEVMPLFMNQWLYTLELNVRVSAILGLVGAGGIGRLLEERRSFFAYEDVSIIILEILAVVVLVEMLSNWLRKRLI, encoded by the coding sequence ATGACGCCGCGCATCGGCGGCATCGACGTCGACATTGCGTCGATAGCGAGGAACTGGCGCAATGGTGCCGACAAACTGCTGCAAATGCTCCAGCCGAACCTCGCCTTCGTCCCTAGGACAGTAGGACCGATGGTGGAGACATTACAAATGGCCATAGTCGGTGCGGTGCTTTCTGCTGTGATCTCGATTCCACTGACGTTGTGGGCCGCCACTCCGACGAATCCAAACAGTGTCGGGCGAGCCATTGTCCGCACCGTAATTAACGTCGTGCGTTCTGTACCAGATCTCGTCTACGCCTCGATCCTCGTGGCGATGGTCGGCGTTGGCGCACTGCCCGGCGTGATCACCCTTTTTCTCTTCAACATTGGCATCGTGGTCAAGCTTGTCTCCGAGGCGATCGACTCCGAAAATCACGGATACATTGAGGCTGGGCGCGCAGCGGGTGGTACCCAGTTTCAGATCAATCGCGCCATGGCCCTTCCGGAGGTCATGCCGTTGTTCATGAACCAGTGGCTGTACACGCTGGAGCTCAACGTCCGAGTCTCGGCAATCCTAGGGCTTGTCGGTGCAGGTGGAATCGGGCGCCTGCTCGAGGAGCGTCGCTCGTTCTTCGCGTACGAGGACGTGTCCATCATCATCCTAGAGATCCTCGCGGTCGTCGTGCTGGTGGAGATGCTGTCGAACTGGTTGCGAAAGAGGCTGATCTAA
- the phnC gene encoding phosphonate ABC transporter ATP-binding protein: MLQDDVGHTREPWPIVLDSVSVTYPNGTQALKDVSLRIEPGEMVAVVGLSGSGKSTLIRTINGLAEPTAGRVSVGPHVISELKGKQLREARGQIGMIFQQFNLAERTDVYHNVLVGTFARTPWWRSLFDIPADEDKELALRCLDSVGMLEKIWARAGALSGGQKQRVAIARALTQQPAVMLADEPVASLDPPTAHSVMADLMRINREQGLTVLVNLHVIDLARQYTTRVVGLRQGELVYDGPAADATDADFEQIYGRSVLPGDMTGRR, encoded by the coding sequence ATGCTGCAGGATGATGTTGGCCACACCCGCGAGCCGTGGCCTATTGTGCTCGATAGCGTCTCCGTGACGTATCCGAACGGGACGCAAGCCCTGAAAGACGTCTCGCTTCGGATAGAACCTGGTGAGATGGTTGCCGTCGTGGGGCTTTCCGGCTCCGGCAAATCGACGCTGATTAGAACCATCAATGGTCTCGCCGAGCCGACCGCAGGACGGGTCAGCGTTGGCCCGCACGTCATCAGCGAACTCAAGGGCAAGCAACTACGCGAAGCACGCGGCCAGATCGGCATGATCTTCCAGCAATTTAATTTGGCGGAGCGTACCGATGTCTACCACAACGTGCTGGTCGGCACTTTCGCTCGTACGCCTTGGTGGCGTTCCCTCTTCGACATTCCGGCGGACGAGGACAAGGAGCTTGCGCTCCGCTGCTTAGATTCCGTCGGAATGCTCGAGAAAATATGGGCCCGCGCTGGTGCGCTATCCGGAGGGCAGAAGCAGCGTGTCGCCATCGCACGGGCTCTGACCCAGCAGCCCGCCGTCATGCTTGCCGACGAACCAGTGGCCTCCCTCGACCCGCCCACAGCTCACTCGGTGATGGCTGACCTAATGCGCATCAACCGGGAGCAAGGATTGACTGTGCTGGTTAATCTGCATGTCATTGATCTCGCCCGCCAGTACACAACGAGGGTGGTCGGTCTACGTCAGGGCGAGCTCGTCTACGATGGTCCGGCCGCCGACGCGACAGATGCTGACTTCGAGCAGATCTACGGGCGTAGCGTGCTGCCGGGTGATATGACGGGGAGGCGCTGA
- a CDS encoding MurR/RpiR family transcriptional regulator has translation MSSLQPKERAVAEAIAADPAAAVEMTAQQLADLVGVSRASVVRTAQSLGYAGFPQLRVALAQQVVGAPPGGISDGHESLIDTVRSNVAAFSRRLDDSFAALDEESLSRAVHLLDGADRVLVAANGLSAPLGFDLAQRLISAGRPAEFHADTMTQRIAAHSLGDGSVCFVFSGSGANRATLEVVSQARDSGATVIAATSFAPSPVAELADVILLVPPVDPSFQAELLYTSRAALMVLTEQLVEALHAERGERSAQWRATVMALVGESLEG, from the coding sequence ATGTCCTCGTTGCAGCCGAAGGAGCGCGCGGTCGCTGAAGCGATCGCGGCTGATCCGGCAGCAGCTGTCGAAATGACAGCACAGCAGTTAGCTGACCTCGTCGGTGTTAGCCGTGCGAGCGTCGTTCGCACCGCGCAGAGCCTGGGCTACGCTGGTTTCCCGCAACTACGTGTGGCGCTGGCGCAACAGGTCGTCGGCGCTCCCCCGGGGGGAATATCAGACGGCCATGAATCGCTGATCGACACCGTGCGGAGCAACGTTGCGGCTTTTTCTCGACGGTTGGACGATTCTTTTGCTGCGCTTGATGAAGAATCACTGTCGCGTGCCGTGCACCTGCTCGATGGTGCTGATCGGGTGCTGGTCGCTGCCAACGGTCTGTCCGCGCCGCTGGGTTTTGACCTCGCACAAAGGCTGATTTCCGCTGGTCGCCCGGCAGAATTTCACGCTGATACAATGACCCAGCGCATTGCGGCGCATTCTCTGGGCGACGGCTCCGTGTGTTTTGTTTTCTCGGGCTCGGGGGCGAATCGAGCGACTCTCGAGGTCGTATCTCAAGCGCGCGATAGCGGGGCGACGGTCATTGCCGCGACGTCGTTTGCGCCTTCGCCCGTGGCTGAGCTCGCGGATGTGATCCTCCTTGTCCCACCGGTTGACCCCTCGTTCCAAGCGGAGTTGCTCTACACGTCGCGAGCAGCCTTGATGGTGCTCACTGAGCAGCTGGTTGAAGCTCTTCACGCCGAACGCGGCGAGCGCAGCGCGCAGTGGCGCGCAACGGTGATGGCTCTCGTCGGCGAGTCTCTCGAAGGGTAG
- a CDS encoding TatD family hydrolase, which yields MSKKSRPTPVPAPKVAGLIDAHTHLASTGPDADELVARALQAGVERVCTVGDGLEEAEAALAAAQSNPRIFAACAIHPTRAHELDEAARARLREMAHDPRCVAVGETGIDTYWISHDPGSTAPLDVQEEALRWHIELAVDSGRALMIHNREGDEDLLRILADSPRPREVMLHCFSSPLEVAREAIERGYVLSFAGNVTFKRNAQLREAAALAPAGQVLIETDAPYMTPEPYRGARNEPALIGHTARVVAEARGVGVEKLAGEVAATFDRVFGL from the coding sequence ATGAGCAAGAAATCGCGCCCCACACCCGTCCCCGCGCCAAAGGTCGCGGGGCTTATCGACGCTCACACCCACCTCGCCTCCACAGGCCCCGACGCCGACGAGCTGGTGGCGCGCGCCCTGCAGGCCGGCGTGGAGCGTGTGTGTACCGTCGGCGACGGGCTGGAGGAGGCGGAGGCGGCGCTCGCCGCGGCGCAGTCGAACCCGCGTATTTTCGCTGCCTGCGCGATCCACCCGACGCGCGCCCACGAGCTCGACGAGGCGGCGCGCGCCCGGCTGCGGGAGATGGCGCACGATCCGCGCTGTGTGGCGGTGGGGGAGACGGGCATAGACACGTACTGGATCTCGCACGACCCCGGCTCGACAGCGCCGCTCGACGTGCAGGAGGAGGCGTTGCGCTGGCATATCGAGCTCGCGGTGGACAGCGGCAGGGCGTTGATGATCCACAACCGCGAGGGCGACGAGGATCTGCTGCGTATCCTGGCTGATTCTCCGCGCCCGCGCGAGGTGATGCTGCACTGCTTTTCCTCTCCGCTGGAGGTCGCCCGGGAGGCGATCGAGCGCGGGTACGTGCTCTCCTTCGCGGGAAACGTGACGTTCAAGCGCAACGCGCAGCTGCGCGAGGCCGCGGCGCTGGCCCCTGCGGGGCAGGTGCTCATTGAGACGGACGCGCCGTACATGACCCCGGAGCCGTACCGGGGGGCGCGCAACGAGCCGGCGCTGATCGGGCACACAGCGCGGGTGGTGGCGGAGGCGCGCGGGGTGGGCGTCGAGAAGCTAGCGGGCGAGGTTGCTGCGACCTTTGACCGCGTTTTCGGCCTCTAA
- a CDS encoding resuscitation-promoting factor yields the protein MSAKRINTRTTATRRVVAGSVAGAVIVGGGATAVAAQKAVTVDVNGEASHVRTYAGDVDGVLRAAGVSLGAADLVSPAPGEKIASGDTVTVVTAKPVALVVDGAEQQLTSTAATVADLIGEAGMNAAVATDVDPGQPVTDGMTIDVTTPKIVSVNDGGEVVYTSAAKKTVGELLAARGIAVDSNDRVSVALDAPVEENMEIRIDRVEVAQTVETVQFDAPANYVDDQNLAAGEEEVREPGEKGEKTITYRTVTVNGQVESTGEAQEKETRAAKPATIARGTKPTVTATAGAGTATAGPAAPAVADGSVWDAIAACESGGDWSINTGNGYHGGLQFNPSTWAAYGGTAYAPTADQATREQQIAIAEKTQAAQGWGAWPACTAKLGLR from the coding sequence ATGTCTGCCAAGCGAATCAACACCCGCACCACCGCGACCCGCCGCGTCGTCGCCGGCAGCGTCGCGGGCGCAGTGATCGTCGGAGGAGGGGCCACGGCCGTCGCCGCGCAGAAGGCGGTCACCGTGGACGTCAACGGCGAGGCCTCCCACGTGCGCACGTACGCGGGCGATGTCGACGGCGTGCTCCGGGCGGCGGGGGTGAGCCTTGGCGCCGCGGACCTCGTCTCCCCTGCGCCGGGGGAGAAAATCGCCAGCGGCGACACCGTGACCGTGGTTACCGCCAAGCCGGTTGCCCTCGTCGTCGACGGCGCCGAGCAGCAGCTGACCTCGACCGCGGCGACCGTCGCGGACCTGATCGGAGAGGCCGGGATGAACGCGGCCGTCGCCACCGACGTCGACCCGGGCCAGCCGGTCACCGACGGCATGACCATCGACGTCACCACCCCGAAGATCGTCTCCGTCAACGACGGCGGAGAGGTCGTCTACACCTCCGCCGCGAAAAAGACCGTGGGCGAGCTGCTGGCCGCGCGTGGGATCGCGGTCGACTCGAACGACCGCGTCAGCGTGGCCCTCGACGCCCCGGTCGAGGAGAACATGGAGATCCGCATCGACCGCGTCGAGGTGGCCCAGACCGTGGAGACAGTCCAATTCGACGCCCCCGCCAACTACGTCGACGACCAGAACCTCGCGGCCGGGGAAGAAGAGGTGCGCGAGCCGGGTGAGAAGGGCGAGAAGACCATCACCTACCGCACCGTCACCGTCAACGGCCAGGTGGAGTCGACCGGCGAGGCCCAGGAGAAGGAGACCCGCGCGGCGAAGCCGGCGACGATCGCCCGTGGGACTAAGCCGACCGTGACGGCTACCGCCGGCGCCGGGACCGCCACCGCCGGCCCCGCGGCCCCCGCCGTGGCCGACGGCTCGGTCTGGGACGCCATCGCGGCGTGCGAGTCCGGCGGCGACTGGTCCATCAACACCGGTAACGGCTACCACGGTGGCCTGCAGTTCAACCCGTCCACCTGGGCGGCCTACGGCGGCACTGCCTACGCCCCGACGGCGGACCAGGCCACCCGCGAGCAGCAGATCGCCATCGCCGAGAAGACCCAGGCCGCGCAGGGCTGGGGCGCGTGGCCCGCCTGCACCGCCAAGCTCGGCCTGCGCTAG
- the phnE gene encoding phosphonate ABC transporter, permease protein PhnE has product MDMTLPRTPRKTYETVVSIVIAVVIVVSFSSLRITWSDLPQVPAQVWEYLTLMFKDPDTSRLSRALTEMWRSISMAWIGMIGTVIFAIPLGMLAARGVGPAWLRAALRGLFAVIRAFPEAVIAIILLTVTGLTPFTGVLALAISGIGQQSKWAYESIESLPPGPAEAVRAAGGTTAETVRWALWPQAAPALISFALYRFEINIRTSAVLGMVGAGGIGDMLSNYTNYRQWDVVGMTLIVIIIATMVVDVISGAIRNRIMRGATVRASVPETGSDSEREDRRRDVLVAAEGARGR; this is encoded by the coding sequence ATGGACATGACGCTTCCCCGCACACCGAGGAAGACATACGAGACTGTGGTCTCGATCGTCATCGCGGTGGTCATTGTGGTGTCTTTCTCCTCTCTGCGCATCACGTGGAGCGACCTGCCCCAGGTCCCCGCCCAGGTGTGGGAGTACCTCACGCTGATGTTCAAGGACCCCGACACGTCGCGTTTATCACGGGCGCTGACAGAGATGTGGCGTTCCATTTCTATGGCGTGGATCGGCATGATCGGTACCGTCATTTTTGCGATTCCGCTTGGCATGCTGGCGGCTAGGGGAGTTGGCCCGGCATGGCTACGTGCAGCACTCCGAGGGCTGTTCGCTGTGATCCGCGCTTTCCCTGAAGCGGTGATTGCAATTATTTTGCTCACTGTGACCGGCCTGACTCCGTTCACTGGTGTGTTGGCGCTTGCGATCTCTGGCATCGGCCAGCAATCGAAGTGGGCATACGAGAGTATCGAGTCGCTGCCACCGGGCCCTGCTGAGGCCGTCCGCGCTGCTGGAGGTACGACGGCCGAGACGGTGCGTTGGGCGTTGTGGCCTCAAGCCGCTCCGGCGCTCATTTCCTTCGCGCTGTACCGTTTCGAGATCAACATCCGAACCTCCGCGGTACTGGGCATGGTGGGGGCTGGCGGCATAGGCGACATGCTGTCGAACTACACCAACTATCGTCAGTGGGACGTGGTAGGTATGACGCTCATCGTCATCATCATCGCCACGATGGTTGTCGACGTGATTTCCGGCGCCATTCGCAACCGCATCATGAGAGGAGCCACCGTTCGTGCCAGTGTCCCCGAGACCGGGAGCGATTCCGAGCGTGAGGATCGCCGCCGCGATGTCCTCGTTGCAGCCGAAGGAGCGCGCGGTCGCTGA
- the phnD gene encoding phosphate/phosphite/phosphonate ABC transporter substrate-binding protein, translating to MRNSALALGTLTATAVLCLTGCSSDQDSGSDEASNWPDSITVSLVPSTEGEDLAEALEPLTNYLSENLGIEVNGVVANDYAATVEAIGANQAQVAITDAGSLYNAMTQHNAELILRDVRFGATSYASVAFTNDPDKYCEEEPVMATYEAEDTEFAYCNGIENAGATATGQGPAATGAFDNLEPGTAVAFQAATSPAGYQYPIVALEDEDVDVDSLSQVPVQGNNNAMLAVLRGDAEVGFGFWDARSSILAEAPEAATELVAFAYTEMIPNGGVVVTEDLPEDLKTQLADLMDSYAESSDEAKQVMQDLVGLTDWTKETNEEEIERYGEIYTRFSS from the coding sequence ATGCGTAATTCTGCACTTGCGCTCGGTACTCTGACTGCTACCGCAGTGCTTTGCTTGACGGGTTGTTCCTCTGATCAGGACAGCGGCTCCGACGAGGCATCGAACTGGCCCGATTCCATCACGGTCTCTCTTGTTCCATCGACTGAAGGCGAGGACCTCGCGGAGGCGCTCGAGCCGCTGACGAACTACTTGTCCGAGAACCTCGGCATCGAGGTCAACGGTGTTGTGGCGAACGACTACGCTGCGACTGTTGAGGCGATCGGGGCAAACCAAGCACAGGTCGCTATCACAGACGCGGGCTCCCTGTACAACGCCATGACGCAGCACAACGCTGAGCTCATCCTGCGTGACGTTCGCTTTGGAGCGACCTCCTACGCATCGGTGGCCTTCACCAATGACCCGGACAAGTACTGTGAGGAAGAACCGGTGATGGCTACGTACGAGGCCGAGGACACTGAGTTCGCGTATTGCAACGGTATCGAGAACGCGGGAGCCACGGCGACAGGCCAGGGGCCAGCGGCAACCGGCGCGTTTGACAACCTCGAGCCGGGCACGGCAGTTGCATTCCAAGCGGCAACGTCCCCGGCGGGCTACCAGTACCCGATCGTTGCACTTGAGGATGAGGACGTTGACGTTGATTCCCTCTCCCAGGTCCCAGTGCAAGGAAATAACAACGCCATGCTCGCAGTTCTCAGGGGCGACGCTGAGGTCGGGTTTGGTTTCTGGGATGCCCGCTCGTCCATCCTCGCCGAGGCCCCCGAGGCAGCAACCGAACTGGTTGCTTTCGCCTACACCGAGATGATCCCCAACGGTGGAGTCGTGGTCACCGAGGACCTTCCGGAGGACCTCAAGACCCAGCTCGCTGACCTCATGGATTCCTACGCCGAGTCCTCGGACGAGGCCAAGCAGGTCATGCAGGACCTCGTCGGACTGACCGACTGGACGAAGGAAACGAACGAGGAAGAGATCGAACGCTACGGCGAGATCTACACCCGTTTCAGCTCCTAG
- a CDS encoding HAD family hydrolase, protein MAVTRSVVFDFDGTLAIGHGPVLAYAKAVAPSAGEAFVSRVEEALRAFDAGSPMYRDGYHIVGELAAQDGVSSWTMQQAYQTSREILGTAKAPVKAPDEVVPLLEGLSQHAHVHLATNAPRVGVERVLDSWGVYHCFDQLHFNVGKPDGLYPILRQLLKNGPVLAVGDIIEFDLQPAFDLGADTALVGATATGTNAEVTMRGATLTDLRGELCAWVSQSPTLTPPHSPSHPTPSPKGISHA, encoded by the coding sequence GTGGCAGTGACTCGCAGTGTGGTTTTCGACTTCGATGGAACGCTCGCTATCGGGCACGGGCCAGTTTTGGCCTACGCCAAAGCTGTGGCCCCGTCGGCCGGAGAAGCTTTCGTTTCCCGAGTCGAAGAGGCGCTGCGAGCATTCGACGCGGGGAGCCCCATGTACCGTGATGGTTACCACATCGTGGGGGAACTGGCCGCGCAGGACGGGGTCTCTTCTTGGACGATGCAGCAGGCCTACCAGACCAGCCGAGAAATCTTGGGTACAGCGAAAGCTCCAGTGAAGGCTCCAGATGAAGTTGTGCCTTTACTTGAGGGGCTGAGCCAGCACGCTCATGTGCACCTTGCCACGAACGCGCCCCGCGTAGGAGTCGAGCGAGTTCTTGACTCCTGGGGTGTGTACCACTGCTTTGACCAGCTCCACTTCAACGTTGGTAAGCCGGACGGGCTCTACCCCATCCTGCGGCAATTGCTGAAGAACGGCCCAGTTTTGGCGGTGGGAGACATCATCGAGTTCGACCTACAGCCCGCCTTCGATCTGGGTGCGGATACTGCACTCGTTGGGGCGACAGCAACAGGGACGAACGCCGAGGTGACGATGCGCGGGGCAACGCTTACTGATCTTCGCGGCGAGCTGTGCGCGTGGGTCTCGCAATCACCCACCCTGACACCACCTCATTCACCATCTCACCCGACACCTAGTCCGAAAGGTATTTCTCATGCGTAA
- a CDS encoding DUF3806 domain-containing protein, whose product MAYTDLTSATRRQLAADLAEAAGRGVNGSVDAIVASFEEELASYLQLDDDLKRAYPRGETARVFGTALGEALVREHGFRWAMLSDDYGTDLVVVRGDKYTAPLVVVHTRFDDEETGKLTTFVGQFL is encoded by the coding sequence ATGGCATACACAGATCTCACTTCCGCTACCCGCCGCCAGCTTGCGGCCGACCTCGCCGAGGCCGCGGGCCGCGGCGTCAACGGCAGCGTCGACGCCATCGTCGCCTCCTTCGAAGAGGAGCTCGCTTCCTACCTGCAGCTTGACGACGACCTCAAGCGCGCCTACCCGCGCGGGGAGACCGCCCGCGTCTTCGGCACCGCGCTCGGCGAGGCCCTCGTGCGCGAGCACGGCTTTCGGTGGGCCATGCTGTCCGACGACTACGGCACCGACCTCGTCGTCGTCCGCGGCGACAAGTACACCGCTCCGCTCGTCGTCGTCCACACGCGCTTCGACGACGAGGAGACCGGCAAGCTCACGACGTTTGTCGGGCAGTTTTTGTAG